The following proteins are co-located in the Hevea brasiliensis isolate MT/VB/25A 57/8 chromosome 11, ASM3005281v1, whole genome shotgun sequence genome:
- the LOC110655367 gene encoding uncharacterized protein LOC110655367 has product MENKKLDISSAKAVLLGALTPGVNGPTWNTLKSVFLMLGACLAVMLGLAFSSSDSPLILHVGFLVLIAAALFLLLSWFLSQIGLVSVEHQMQEIDCVPDEYRK; this is encoded by the exons ATGGAGAACAAGAAATTGGACATATCATCGGCAAAAGCAGTCTTATTAGGAGCGCTAACTCCTGGTGTTAAC GGTCCTACATGGAATACACTAAAATCAGTGTTTCTGATGCTGGGTGCTTGCCTTGCTGTAATGCTTGGCTTGGCCTTCTCTTCAAGCGACTCTCCTTTGATACTTCATGTTGGGTTTCTTGTTCTAATTGCTGCCGCTCTTTTCTTGCTTCTTAGCTG GTTTCTTTCTCAGATTGGTTTGGTTTCAGTTGAACATCAAATGCAAGAAATAGACTGTGTCCCAGACGAATATAGAAAGTAA
- the LOC110655366 gene encoding nonsense-mediated mRNA decay factor SMG7-like — MDTNSLAPPKDQKEKSSIPIEVANVEKQLLTSIHTKGILHSDVQALYKNVCASYEKTILSDREVAELQDVEYSLWKLHYRHIDEFRKRIKKSSVNEEANKSMATQSGAAVQRSNDNPVEGFKLFLLEATRFYQNLIIKIKRYYGLPEDFLFCRRGGNSASVEPKKMQKLQFLCHRFLVCLGDLARYREQCEKSDIQNQNWSVAVTHYLEATKIWPHSGNPQNQLAVLATYVGDEFLALYHCIRSLAVREPFPDAWNNLILLFERNRSSHLHSLSAEAHFDFFNPFESTIQIKSQSTNDPSNCKMVQAQDEGLRGMHLWPLFIRTISFFFIKSSLEDFPFTFASTIKELDALMALGDVQLKAAMESYQRMDSARSGPFRNLQVVSVFIFVIENLIRSPEARDSKNKNDMHQFELIREALTATFIFMGRLAERCLKANVLDSCPLLPALLVFSEWLESILDEAEVYGSNEKSTSAISYFFGVYLELLKRFDINKGEVKPPCSIALWEDYELRGFAPLASSHVSLDFSSHWGHADSYECGTECRAQRIINAAIKIAERSNGDRKWICYDKSGRKFYVPELNKFANKKETDKVESCGNVEVDDSDQHIHKMTEGSEKIEEKPNNSHVISKSVAVEEEEVILFKPLTRYNSAPIYNGIAANDQTTPEDKLDQIVPADECLRRATSLLIAQNQVQGDSSAFHSDLTNFRRNKPLQHQEPLVKDAVAHPFSEFSISSSGPFSFSTSISAGPPSLNAWVLNRGSLSNDRAKGQREMNKMRPIEEIASASLNDLFISDAENSVISLGHEAVTMHNSSPAYSAPLPSAPLLPDYSIWFNGIQSTFSDYNGLGNINRTNNFFDASQVSSYSNWTGSQQPLDYGLGIPGLVDGYPPLRRMTSSEWLRQYRENHNLERTTSQTWPVHSYATVNSGNLYGYDMSRSGLFDQFGAPLATNPLIYEESPPLHSGFPPVYGNVDYRRDKPYPGYQRPSPYGCGAVNEPEPLLQFLKEKEWLLQQDPTLRGPAYMGS; from the exons ATGGATACTAATTCACTTGCTCCCCCTAAGGATCAAAAAGAAAAATCGAGTATTCCTATTGAG GTTGCTAATGTAGAGAAACAGTTGTTGACATCGATCCATACCAAAGGTATATTGCACTCTGATGTTCAAGCCTTGTACAAAAACGTTTGTGCTAGTTATGAGAAAACCATCCTTAGTGACCGTGAAGTGGCGGAACTTCAAGATGTTGAATACTCTTTATGGAAGCTTCACTATAGGCATATTGATGAATTTCGTAAAAGAATAAAGAAAAGCTCTGTTAATGAAGAGGCTAACAAATCTATGGCAACACAAAGTGGAGCTGCTGTACAGAGAAGCAATGACAATCCTGTAGAAGGGTTTAAGTTATTTCTCTTAGAAGCAACTAGATTTTATCAGAATttgatcataaaaattaaaagatattatggGCTCCCAGAAGACTTTTTGTTCTGTAGAAGAGGTGGAAATTCTGCTTCTGTTGAACCCAAAAAAATGCAGAAATTGCAATTCTTATGCCATAGATTTCTAGTTTGTCTTGGGGATCTTGCTAGATACCGAGAGCAATGTGAAAAGTCAGACATACAGAACCAGAACTGGTCAGTTGCAGTTACACATTACTTGGAAGCTACAAAGATTTGGCCACACAGTGGAAACCCCCAAAATCAG TTGGCAGTGTTGGCAACATATGTCGGTGATGAGTTCCTAGCATTGTACCACTGCATAAGAAGCTTGGCTGTTAGGGAGCCTTTCCCGGATGCATGGAATAACCTTATTTTATTGTTTGAAAGA AACAGGTCATCCCACTTACATTCCCTTTCTGCTGAGGCCCACTTTGATTTCTTCAATCCCTTTGAAAGTACTATCCAGatcaaatctcaatcaactaaTGATCCATCAAATTGCAAGATGGTACAAGCACAGGATGAAGGCTTGAGGGGAATGCATTTATGGCCTCTTTTCATTAGAACAATAAGTTTCTTCTTCATAAAATCCAG TTTGGAGGACTTCCCTTTTACTTTTGCTTCTACTATAAAAGAGCTGGACGCATTGATGGCACTAGGCGATGTACAATTAAAAGCTGCAATGGAATCCTATCAGCGTATGGATTCAGCAAGAAGCGGTCCCTTTCGGAATCTTCAAGTTGTCTCTGTATTTATCTTTGTCATTGAGAATCTGATAAGGAGCCCAGAAGCAAGAGAttcaaagaacaagaatgatatgCATCAGTTTGAGTTGATACGAGAGGCATTGACTGCTACATTCATTTTCATGGGACGCCTTGCTGAAAGATGCTTGAAGGCAAATGTCTTGGACTCTTGTCCCCTTTTACCAGCTTTACTTGTGTTTTCAGAGTGGCTGGAGAGCATTCTTGATGAAGCAGAAGTATATGGATCTAATGAAAAAAGTACAAGTGCTATATCTTATTTTTTCGGTGTTTATCTTGAACTTCTGAAGCGATTTGATATTAACAAGGGTGAAGTCAAGCCTCCATGCAGCATTGCTCTGTGGGAAGACTATGAGCTGAGGGGCTTCGCACCATTAGCTTCTTCTCATGTGTCATTAGATTTTTCAAGCCACTGGGGACATGCAGACAGTTATGAATGTGGCACTGAATGCCGTGCTCAACGCATTATTAATGCTGCAATCAAGATAGCAGAAAGATCAAATGGTGATCGGAAGTGGATCTGCTATGATAAATCTGGAAGAAAATTTTATGTACCAGAGTTGAATAAATTTGCAAACAAGAAAGAAACAGATAAGGTGGAGTCCTGTGGTAATGTGGAAGTGGATGATTCTGATCAGCATATTCACAAAATGACGGAGGGATCTGAGAAGATTGAGGAGAAACCAAATAACTCTCATGTAATCAGCAAGTCTGTTGCTGTGGAGGAGGAAGAAGTCATTCTCTTCAAGCCTCTCACAAGATATAATTCTGCACCAATTTATAATGGTATTGCAGCTAATGATCAAACGACTCCAGAAGATAAATTGGACCAGATAGTACCTGCTGATGAATGTTTGCGACGTGCGACTTCACTGCTAATAGCACAAAACCAGGTCCAGGGTGATTCTTCAGCATTCCATTCTGATCTCACTAATTTTAGGCGCAACAAGCCATTGCAACATCAGGAGCCTCTTGTAAAGGATGCTGTAGCACACCCATTTTCAGAATTCTCTATTTCTTCTTCTGGGCCTTTCTCTTTCAGCACCTCCATCTCTGCCGGACCACCCTCACTCAATGCTTGGGTCCTCAATAGAGGAAGTTTGAGCAATGATAGAGCGAAAGGGCAAAGAGAGATGAATAAAATGCGGCCTATTGAGGAAATAGCATCTGCATCACTTAATGATCTCTTCATCAGTGATGCTGAGAATTCTGTCATTAGTTTAGGGCATGAAGCTGTTACCATGCATAACTCTTCTCCTGCTTATTCAGCACCATTGCCTTCTGCTCCACTCTTGCCTGATTATTCTATTTGGTTTAATGGCATTCAATCTACCTTCTCTGACTACAATGGCTTGGGAAACATCAACAGAACAAACAATTTCTTTGATGCATCACAAGTGAGCAGCTATTCAAATTGGACAGGTTCTCAGCAGCCACTTGATTATGGTCTTGGTATCCCTGGTTTGGTGGATGGATATCCACCATTGCGTCGAATGACTTCATCTGAATGGCTTCGTCAATACAGGGAAAATCATAATCTTGAGCGGACCACAAGTCAAACATGGCCAGTACATTCATATGCTACTGTGAACTCAGGAAACCTCTATGGTTATGATATGTCCAGGTCTGGTCTTTTTGATCAATTTGGAGCTCCTTTGGCTACTAATCCATTGATTTATGAGGAGAGCCCACCGTTGCATTCAGGTTTTCCTCCTGTTTATGGCAATGTTGACTACAGAAGGGACAAGCCCTATCCTGGTTATCAAAGACCAAGCCCTTATGGGTGCGGTGCTGTGAATGAGCCTGAGCCTCTTTTGCAGTTTCTTAAGGAGAAAGAATGGCTGCTCCAGCAAGATCCAACCTTGAGAGGTCCTGCATATATGGGAAGTTGA